In Hyla sarda isolate aHylSar1 chromosome 9, aHylSar1.hap1, whole genome shotgun sequence, the following proteins share a genomic window:
- the GPR173 gene encoding probable G-protein coupled receptor 173 codes for MANGSESEELPGSLTQSTAISTHLKLVLLGFIICASLAGNLLVSLLVLKDRSLHKAPYYFLLDLCLADAVRSSACFPFVLLSIRNGSAWAYSLLSCKVVAFMAVLFCFHASFMLFCISVTRYMAIAHHRFYSKRMTLWTCIAVICMVWTLSVAMAFPPVFDVGTYKYIREEDQCIFEHRYFKANDTLGFMLMLAVLIVATHIVYAKLLLFEYRHRKMKPVQMVPAISQNWTFHGPGATGQAAANWIAGFGRGPMPPTLLGIRQNTHTANRRLLGMDEFKSEKRLGRMFYGITLSFLVLWLPYIVACYWRVFVKTCIIPNRYLSTAVWMTFTQAGVNPIMCFLLNKDLKSCLQLHIPCWRTKALLPREPYCVM; via the coding sequence ATGGCTAATGGCAGTGAGTCTGAGGAGCTGCCTGGCTCTCTTACCCAGTCAACAGCAATCTCAACCCATCTCAAACTAGTGTTACTGGGTTTCATTATATGTGCCAGTCTAGCGGGTAACCTACTGGTTTCACTGCTAGTGCTAAAAGACCGCTCCTTGCACAAGGCTCCTTACTACTTCTTGTTAGATCTCTGTCTAGCCGATGCCGTCAGATCATCTGCCTGTTTCCCATTTGTCCTACTCTCCATCCGCAATGGTTCAGCCTGGGCCTACAGCCTCCTAAGCTGCAAGGTTGTGGCATTCATGGCAGTTCTTTTTTGCTTTCACGCCTCATTCATGCTTTTCTGCATTAGTGTTACTCGCTATATGGCCATTGCCCATCACCGATTCTATTCCAAGAGAATGACGCTTTGGACGTGCATTGCAGTTATCTGCATGGTCTGGACACTCTCAGTTGCTATGGCCTTTCCACCAGTCTTTGACGTGGGTACTTACAAATACATCCGTGAAGAGGACCAGTGCATATTTGAGCATCGATACTTCAAAGCCAATGATACCCTTGGATTTATGCTCATGTTGGCGGTACTGATCGTTGCTACTCATATTGTCTATGCCAAACTACTCCTCTTCGAGTACCGCCATCGCAAAATGAAGCCTGTGCAGATGGTGCCAGCCATTAGCCAAAACTGGACATTCCATGGGCCGGGAGCTACAGGGCAGGCTGCTGCCAACTGGATTGCTGGATTTGGAAGGGGGCCAATGCCACCTACTTTGCTGGGTATACGTCAGAACACCCACACTGCCAATAGGCGTCTATTGGGGATGGATGAGTTTAAAAGTGAGAAGAGGCTGGGTCGGATGTTTTATGGAATAACCCTGAGCTTTTTGGTGCTTTGGTTACCCTATATCGTGGCCTGTTACTGGAGGGTGTTTGTCAAAACCTGTATCATCCCTAATCGCTACTTGTCCACTGCAGTGTGGATGACTTTCACTCAGGCTGGGGTAAACCCTATCATGTGTTTCCTACTCAATAAAGACCTGAAAAGCTGTCTTCAGCTCCACATCCCCTGCTGGAGGACGAAAGCCTTGTTACCCAGGGAGCCTTACTGTGTGATGTAA